A genomic stretch from Desulfotignum balticum DSM 7044 includes:
- a CDS encoding bifunctional acetyl-CoA hydrolase/transferase family protein/GNAT family N-acetyltransferase: MPKTTYWADAYVQKACSAADALQHLRPGQRVFIGSSCGEPQHLVNELSKVSERFTDIEIVRLLSVDSGPLTLIANRSHSQQLNIRSFYLGSASPTKIKKNQRFITPINLSQIPHLFKSRLMPLNVALIQASPPDDFGWMSLGVSVDINMAACESADLVICQVNPNMPRVLGRSFIHVNDVDFIVEHEEELLTIQPLPEMETANIIAKHISRLITDGSTIQTSLGVTNDATMVCLAEKNDLGVHSQYLSEPMMRLFSMGVITNKKKGFNNGKLVAGSAVGSFMLYEFIDDNPSIEFHPSDYINNPTIIGRHNQMVTLNTAMAIDLTGQVAADALPLNNYTGINGLLDFTRGAAMSSNGKSILILTSTSDNDKTSRIVPHMADTAVVVPRGDVQFVATEYGVVNLFGKTLQERAMALISIAHPDFRDELFSQAKELNLIDTGRQFKQAIKGVYPLKYEETIQIKGIPINFRPARTVDERSIQEHYYNMNRGDIISRFFHEKKSFVHPQIETTYEIDYINDLTIVATIGELGFEKIIAVGEYFRNPIVNMAEIAFSVSREYQGMGIAKILQEKLAVAAKDNDIKGLIAYTSPQNKGMIRLFNHLPYKIHTEKDEDMIILNCLFSEPEPKDPKTKDPLPHFS; encoded by the coding sequence ATGCCGAAAACAACTTACTGGGCAGATGCCTATGTACAAAAAGCGTGCAGCGCAGCCGATGCACTGCAACACCTGCGGCCGGGTCAACGGGTTTTTATCGGATCATCCTGCGGGGAGCCCCAGCACCTGGTCAATGAATTATCCAAAGTATCGGAACGATTCACCGACATTGAAATCGTCCGGTTGCTGAGTGTTGACAGCGGGCCGTTGACTTTGATTGCCAACCGGTCCCATTCCCAGCAGCTCAATATCCGTTCTTTTTACCTGGGATCTGCCTCTCCCACCAAAATTAAGAAAAACCAGCGATTCATCACCCCCATCAACCTGTCCCAGATCCCCCATTTGTTCAAGTCCCGGCTCATGCCCTTGAATGTGGCCCTGATCCAGGCATCCCCGCCCGATGATTTCGGGTGGATGAGTTTAGGGGTGTCCGTGGATATCAACATGGCTGCCTGTGAATCCGCGGATCTGGTGATCTGCCAGGTGAACCCCAACATGCCCCGGGTCCTGGGCCGCAGTTTTATCCATGTCAATGATGTGGATTTCATTGTGGAGCATGAAGAAGAACTGCTTACCATTCAGCCGCTTCCGGAAATGGAAACCGCCAATATCATTGCCAAACACATTTCCCGGCTGATCACGGACGGGTCGACCATCCAGACCAGCTTAGGGGTCACCAATGATGCCACCATGGTCTGTCTGGCGGAAAAAAACGATCTGGGCGTGCATTCCCAGTATCTGTCCGAACCCATGATGCGCCTGTTTTCCATGGGGGTGATCACCAACAAGAAAAAAGGGTTCAACAACGGCAAACTGGTGGCCGGCAGTGCCGTCGGCTCTTTTATGCTGTATGAATTCATTGATGACAACCCGTCCATTGAATTTCATCCTTCAGATTACATCAACAACCCCACCATCATCGGACGTCATAATCAGATGGTGACGTTGAACACGGCCATGGCCATTGATCTCACCGGCCAGGTGGCGGCCGATGCCCTGCCTTTGAACAACTACACCGGCATCAACGGGCTTCTGGATTTCACCCGGGGAGCCGCCATGTCTTCCAATGGAAAGTCCATCCTGATTCTGACCTCCACATCGGACAATGACAAAACCAGCCGGATTGTTCCCCATATGGCGGACACCGCCGTGGTCGTCCCCCGGGGCGACGTCCAGTTTGTGGCCACGGAATACGGGGTGGTGAATCTGTTCGGCAAAACCCTTCAGGAGCGGGCCATGGCGCTCATCAGCATTGCGCATCCCGACTTCAGGGATGAACTGTTTTCCCAGGCCAAGGAACTGAACCTCATCGATACCGGACGTCAGTTCAAACAGGCCATCAAAGGGGTGTATCCCCTCAAATATGAGGAAACCATTCAGATCAAAGGCATTCCCATCAATTTCCGGCCGGCCAGAACCGTTGACGAACGAAGCATTCAGGAACATTATTACAATATGAACCGGGGAGACATCATTTCCCGTTTTTTTCATGAAAAGAAAAGTTTTGTTCACCCGCAGATCGAAACCACCTATGAAATCGATTACATCAATGACCTGACCATTGTGGCCACCATCGGAGAGCTGGGATTTGAAAAAATCATAGCCGTGGGAGAATACTTCAGAAATCCCATTGTCAATATGGCGGAGATCGCATTTTCCGTATCCCGGGAATACCAGGGCATGGGCATCGCTAAAATTCTCCAGGAAAAACTGGCGGTGGCAGCCAAAGACAACGATATCAAAGGCCTGATTGCCTATACTTCCCCCCAGAACAAAGGCATGATCCGGCTGTTCAACCATCTGCCGTATAAAATTCATACGGAAAAAGATGAAGACATGATCATTCTCAACTGCCTGTTTTCAGAACCGGAACCCAAAGACCCAAAAACCAAGGATCCCCTGCCTCATTTTTCCTGA
- the rlmD gene encoding 23S rRNA (uracil(1939)-C(5))-methyltransferase RlmD, protein MSIKKRSVCDLDIIDLAYGGKGLAKPDGFPVFVDRCVPGDRVRVKISKKKKSWAEARLIQILSPSSLRQTPRCRYADFCGGCKWQSIPYETQLDYKKQHVVQSLAHIGGLAHVPVLDVIPSDPVFEYRNKMEFSCSARRWLMPEELADETISKDLGIGLHVPGTFDQVIDIHHCDIMPEQGNAILSHIRQFVRSSDLPAYHLRHHTGFWRYVMLRHSVAFDQWMVNLVTRDKNLSVVTQLADSLAQTFDNLASIVNNITDAKSGVSLGKEEILLHGSEVITERLGRFEFDISANSFFQTNTRACEKLYDVVARYCGLTGKETVLDLYSGTGTIPIWLSDQAAQITGIEIIDTAVADARKNAAMNKIDNCRFLAGDIRDVFPNLGEIPDVIVIDPPRVGMHKDVVARVLGLGSETIVYVSCNPATLARDLEMLASGYEVMEVQPVDMFPHTYHIESVALLKRR, encoded by the coding sequence ATGAGCATTAAGAAGCGCAGCGTGTGTGACCTTGATATTATCGATCTGGCATATGGTGGAAAAGGGCTGGCAAAACCGGACGGATTTCCCGTGTTTGTGGACCGGTGTGTGCCCGGAGACCGGGTTCGGGTAAAAATTTCCAAAAAGAAAAAAAGCTGGGCAGAAGCCAGGCTGATTCAGATTCTTTCCCCCTCGTCTTTGCGTCAGACTCCCCGGTGCCGGTACGCAGATTTTTGCGGGGGATGCAAATGGCAGTCGATTCCTTACGAGACCCAGCTGGATTATAAAAAACAGCATGTGGTTCAATCCCTGGCGCATATCGGGGGTCTTGCCCATGTGCCGGTTCTGGATGTGATCCCATCGGATCCGGTGTTTGAATACCGGAACAAAATGGAGTTTTCCTGTTCTGCCAGACGCTGGCTCATGCCTGAAGAACTGGCGGATGAAACCATTTCCAAGGATCTGGGCATCGGGCTGCATGTGCCGGGTACTTTTGATCAGGTGATCGACATTCATCATTGTGACATCATGCCGGAACAGGGCAATGCCATTTTGTCTCATATTCGACAGTTTGTCCGGTCATCGGATCTGCCGGCCTATCATCTGCGCCATCATACCGGATTCTGGCGGTATGTGATGCTGCGCCATTCCGTGGCGTTTGACCAGTGGATGGTGAACCTCGTCACCCGGGACAAGAATCTGTCCGTGGTCACGCAGCTGGCGGATTCGCTGGCCCAAACCTTTGACAATCTGGCATCCATTGTTAACAACATCACAGATGCCAAATCCGGGGTCAGCCTGGGAAAAGAAGAAATCCTGCTTCACGGCAGTGAGGTGATTACCGAGCGCCTGGGCCGGTTTGAATTTGATATTTCCGCCAACTCCTTTTTTCAAACCAACACCAGAGCATGTGAAAAGCTGTATGACGTGGTTGCCAGATACTGCGGTCTCACAGGAAAAGAAACCGTGCTGGATCTGTATTCCGGCACGGGTACCATTCCCATCTGGCTGTCGGATCAGGCCGCACAGATCACCGGGATCGAGATCATTGATACGGCCGTGGCCGATGCCCGGAAAAACGCGGCCATGAACAAGATTGACAATTGCCGTTTTCTGGCCGGAGATATCAGGGACGTGTTCCCGAATTTGGGCGAAATCCCGGATGTGATCGTGATCGATCCTCCCCGGGTGGGCATGCACAAGGATGTGGTTGCCAGGGTACTGGGCCTGGGATCTGAAACCATTGTCTATGTCTCGTGCAACCCCGCCACCCTGGCCCGGGATCTTGAAATGCTGGCATCCGGGTATGAGGTGATGGAGGTTCAGCCGGTGGACATGTTCCCACACACCTATCATATCGAATCCGTGGCCCTGCTGAAACGGCGATAA
- a CDS encoding alpha/beta hydrolase: protein MQIVQTQFTVDQLVLKGELFLPDTPRAPVVVGSHGLEGSRFSTKQQVLSRLLPENGMAFFRFDHRGCGDSQGDFVWETSLEKRTRDFLAAVAHVKDLNKTGPQLGVFGSSMGGATCINAWQTLENAFGRLSGGVLCAAPLKSRTIHNIPTRATETRPALPLAFFEKNLLFDLTDKAFSLHHVLVFHGDADRIVPVENARILLETMQSPKHIIIQKYGDHSMSAPRDQAEFETKALAWFTQIFRLSDAA, encoded by the coding sequence ATGCAGATCGTTCAGACACAGTTTACGGTGGATCAGCTTGTCCTGAAAGGAGAGCTGTTTTTACCGGATACACCCCGGGCCCCTGTGGTGGTGGGATCCCACGGGTTGGAAGGCAGCCGGTTTTCCACCAAACAGCAGGTGCTGTCCCGGTTGCTGCCGGAAAACGGCATGGCTTTTTTTCGATTCGATCACCGGGGTTGCGGGGACAGCCAGGGCGATTTTGTTTGGGAGACCTCCCTTGAGAAACGTACCCGGGATTTTCTGGCGGCCGTGGCCCATGTGAAAGATCTGAACAAAACCGGACCTCAGCTGGGTGTATTTGGTTCCTCCATGGGCGGGGCCACCTGCATCAATGCCTGGCAGACCCTGGAGAACGCTTTTGGCCGCCTGAGCGGGGGGGTGCTGTGTGCGGCCCCGCTGAAAAGCCGGACCATTCACAATATTCCCACCCGGGCCACCGAAACGAGACCGGCCCTGCCCCTGGCGTTTTTTGAAAAAAACCTGTTGTTTGACCTGACAGACAAAGCCTTTTCACTCCATCATGTGCTTGTTTTTCATGGAGATGCAGACCGGATCGTCCCCGTGGAAAACGCCCGGATCCTGCTGGAAACCATGCAGTCTCCCAAACACATCATCATTCAGAAATACGGGGATCACTCCATGTCAGCGCCCCGGGATCAGGCGGAATTTGAAACAAAAGCCCTGGCCTGGTTTACGCAGATATTTCGCCTGTCAGATGCCGCCTGA
- a CDS encoding CinA family nicotinamide mononucleotide deamidase-related protein — translation MTAEILSTGDEVLLGDLVDTNSAFLCDRLKQMGIRVSQITVKGDDVDAVCKTVLAISRRARICLVTGGLGPTRDDITAQACAEALEASLILNPTALASMKTYFDRRGFELTPDNEKQAWLPDSAQVLENTHGTAPGFSFQLNQCWFFCMPGVPSEMKQMMDACVVPRIEAIQGKQTRLLIRRFTVFGLHESRVGTLLTGFEDLFPGIRLGFRASFPVIEVKLVRDADEAGKEAETVLAQAGQWVARQLGSKVVSMTGLSLEAEVGQCLARKGQTLAVAESCTGGLIAHLITQVPGSSDYFLLSAVTYANSAKIKVLGVNPQTLDTCGAVHENTALEMAVGARQVAGSDWAVSTTGIAGPGGGPTLKQVGTVCIGLAGPGGLALAKKFEFKFDDREKNKKIFAAMALELLRRHLTGEISA, via the coding sequence ATGACAGCTGAAATTCTTTCCACCGGAGATGAGGTGCTGCTGGGAGATCTGGTGGACACCAACAGTGCGTTTTTATGTGACCGGCTCAAACAGATGGGCATCCGGGTGTCCCAGATCACGGTCAAAGGCGATGATGTGGACGCGGTCTGCAAAACAGTGCTGGCCATTTCCCGGCGGGCCAGGATCTGTCTGGTCACGGGCGGGCTGGGGCCCACCCGGGATGATATCACGGCACAGGCCTGTGCAGAGGCGTTGGAAGCGTCTTTGATCTTGAACCCCACGGCCCTGGCATCCATGAAAACCTATTTTGACCGCCGGGGATTTGAATTGACCCCGGACAATGAAAAACAGGCCTGGCTGCCGGATTCAGCCCAGGTACTGGAAAATACACATGGCACTGCGCCGGGATTTTCATTTCAGCTCAACCAGTGCTGGTTCTTCTGCATGCCCGGGGTGCCGTCTGAAATGAAACAGATGATGGATGCGTGTGTGGTTCCCCGCATTGAAGCCATTCAAGGCAAACAGACCCGGCTGCTTATCCGGCGGTTCACCGTGTTCGGGCTTCATGAATCCCGGGTGGGCACGCTGCTGACCGGGTTTGAAGACCTGTTCCCAGGCATCCGTCTGGGATTCAGGGCCAGTTTTCCCGTGATTGAAGTCAAGCTGGTCCGTGATGCGGATGAAGCCGGCAAAGAAGCGGAAACTGTTCTGGCTCAGGCCGGACAATGGGTGGCCCGGCAGCTGGGCAGCAAAGTGGTGTCTATGACCGGCCTGTCTCTGGAAGCGGAAGTGGGGCAATGCCTGGCCCGGAAAGGCCAGACCCTGGCTGTGGCGGAATCCTGCACCGGCGGACTGATTGCCCATTTGATCACCCAGGTGCCGGGCAGTTCGGATTATTTTTTACTGTCTGCGGTCACCTATGCCAATTCCGCCAAAATCAAGGTGCTGGGGGTCAATCCCCAAACCCTTGATACCTGCGGGGCCGTGCATGAAAATACGGCCCTGGAAATGGCCGTTGGGGCAAGGCAGGTGGCGGGATCGGACTGGGCCGTTTCCACCACCGGTATTGCCGGGCCCGGCGGGGGGCCGACACTGAAACAGGTGGGCACTGTGTGCATCGGGCTGGCCGGTCCCGGTGGTCTTGCTTTGGCAAAAAAATTTGAGTTCAAATTTGATGACCGGGAAAAAAACAAGAAAATTTTTGCCGCCATGGCCCTGGAACTGCTCAGGCGGCATCTGACAGGCGAAATATCTGCGTAA
- a CDS encoding B12-binding domain-containing radical SAM protein, with protein MLLLFPPVAKPCEPPAGVAYLAAALQENNIECCVSDANIQGFHYLIRQNLTATDSWSARALKNRDAILADLQDPGLYTNEDRYHQRVYDLNKLLSLAVDTTRFKVTLSDYTDRQLSPLRSRDLIKSADTCRFNPFFSFFEDQLKPVISQWDSPWVGISLCYLNQALVSFALAGWIRKNFPDKKIVMGGGLVSSWMSRPDFNHPFSGLIDHMIAGEGEIPLLDLLGKHGTTKRHYVPDFEFADKAGYISPARVLPFRTTIGCYWRKCRFCPEKAETHAYSTQRPSRVLADTLALAHRFQPDTMHFIDDAMTPAFLRALARTGPRVPFTWYGFVRFEKDLADLTFCRQLKRSGCLMLKLGLESGDQAVLDRMNKGTRLDLVSRILENLHHVGIFTYVYLLFGTQFEDRSSAHTTLAFTRAHAQYIDYLNLAVFNLPRFSEEARDLETREFYQGDLSLYLNFVHPAGWDRKQVKQFLDKTFKKQLAVGSGFRKNPAFFSANHAMFFNPDWQSEQAGSTHIKSRMQQ; from the coding sequence ATGTTATTATTGTTTCCTCCGGTGGCCAAACCCTGTGAACCCCCGGCCGGGGTGGCGTACCTGGCTGCCGCGCTTCAGGAAAACAATATTGAGTGCTGCGTGTCAGATGCCAATATTCAGGGGTTTCATTACCTGATCCGGCAAAATTTGACGGCAACCGATTCCTGGTCGGCCCGGGCCCTGAAAAACCGGGATGCCATCCTGGCAGACCTTCAGGATCCGGGGCTTTACACCAATGAAGACCGGTACCACCAGCGGGTGTATGATTTGAACAAACTGCTGTCTCTTGCCGTGGATACCACCCGGTTCAAGGTGACGTTGAGTGATTACACCGACCGTCAACTGAGCCCGTTGCGCAGCCGGGATCTGATCAAAAGTGCGGACACCTGCCGGTTCAATCCGTTTTTTTCCTTTTTTGAAGACCAGCTCAAACCCGTAATATCCCAATGGGACTCGCCCTGGGTGGGGATCTCTTTGTGTTACCTGAACCAGGCCCTGGTCAGCTTTGCGCTGGCCGGGTGGATCCGGAAGAATTTTCCGGACAAAAAAATCGTCATGGGCGGGGGCCTGGTGTCTTCCTGGATGAGCCGGCCGGATTTCAATCATCCGTTTTCCGGACTCATCGATCACATGATTGCCGGAGAAGGAGAAATCCCGCTGCTGGATCTTTTAGGAAAACACGGTACCACAAAACGTCATTATGTGCCGGATTTTGAGTTTGCCGACAAGGCCGGGTATATATCGCCGGCCCGGGTACTGCCCTTCAGAACCACCATCGGGTGCTACTGGCGCAAATGCCGGTTCTGTCCTGAAAAAGCGGAAACCCATGCCTACAGCACCCAGCGGCCCTCCCGGGTGCTGGCGGACACACTGGCGCTGGCACATCGGTTTCAGCCGGATACCATGCATTTTATCGATGATGCCATGACCCCGGCATTTTTGCGGGCCCTGGCCCGAACCGGCCCCAGAGTACCGTTCACCTGGTACGGGTTTGTGCGGTTTGAAAAAGATCTGGCAGACCTCACGTTCTGCCGTCAGCTCAAACGCAGCGGATGCTTGATGCTCAAGCTGGGTCTGGAGTCCGGAGATCAGGCTGTTTTGGACCGGATGAACAAAGGCACCCGCCTGGATCTGGTGTCCCGTATTCTGGAAAACCTGCACCATGTGGGCATTTTTACCTATGTGTATCTGCTGTTCGGCACCCAGTTTGAAGACCGGTCTTCCGCGCACACCACCCTGGCTTTCACCCGGGCCCATGCGCAATATATTGACTATCTGAACCTGGCGGTGTTTAATCTGCCCCGGTTCAGCGAAGAAGCCAGAGACCTTGAAACCAGAGAGTTTTACCAGGGCGATCTGTCGTTATACCTGAATTTTGTCCATCCGGCCGGGTGGGACAGAAAACAGGTGAAGCAGTTTCTGGATAAAACGTTTAAGAAACAGTTGGCCGTCGGATCCGGGTTTCGAAAAAATCCGGCCTTTTTTTCCGCCAACCATGCCATGTTTTTCAATCCGGACTGGCAGTCAGAACAGGCCGGATCCACGCATATCAAGTCAAGGATGCAACAATGA
- a CDS encoding anthranilate synthase component I family protein, producing the protein MILSRFPDKRRFKELAETCNVVPVCIRILADTHTPVSVLDKCRALGTQCFLLESVEGGERWARYSFLGIRPHGSVQVFSDHVSHITGTGTSEENCQSIAHNNDPLSVIRKIIQTYHPASMPELPRFWTGLTGYVTYEMVSFFENIPVSLPESDPYAHFIIPDQMIIFDNVQQTMTCLGICYLDEKTDADAAYDRAYHDLVHLLDTVKAPASTSVDTRCPPVDLEPLMPASQYMDGVNTIKHHIREGDIFQAVFSQPFSCTTDLDPVRFYRAQRYINPSPYMFFMNFGDRVIAGSSPETMVRLENGVATLRPIAGTRPRGDTRQQDQALADELLKDEKEKAEHVMLIDLGRNDLGRVAKAGTVQVTDTMVIERYSHVMHLVSNITCDLDSSYDALDLFRAAFPAGTLTGAPKIRAMEIISTLENRPRRIYGGAAGYISFTGNMDFAITIRTAVMENRTLTVQSGAGIVYDSDPENELTECINKAKSVESALKLALSHTDLSILPRETFHERGHHR; encoded by the coding sequence ATGATTTTATCCAGATTTCCAGACAAACGCCGGTTCAAGGAACTGGCCGAAACCTGCAATGTGGTTCCCGTGTGCATCCGGATCCTGGCCGACACCCACACACCGGTCTCAGTGCTTGATAAATGCCGTGCCCTGGGAACCCAATGTTTTCTGCTGGAAAGTGTGGAAGGGGGGGAACGATGGGCCAGATACAGTTTTTTAGGGATCCGGCCCCACGGAAGTGTGCAGGTGTTTTCCGATCATGTCTCACACATCACCGGTACCGGCACTTCAGAAGAAAACTGCCAATCCATTGCCCACAACAATGATCCTTTATCCGTGATCCGGAAGATCATACAGACATATCATCCGGCCTCCATGCCGGAACTTCCCCGTTTCTGGACCGGGCTTACCGGATATGTCACCTATGAAATGGTGTCTTTTTTTGAAAATATCCCCGTGTCCCTGCCCGAGTCTGATCCGTACGCCCATTTTATCATTCCGGATCAGATGATTATTTTTGACAATGTCCAGCAGACCATGACCTGCCTGGGCATCTGTTATCTGGACGAAAAAACCGATGCCGATGCGGCGTATGACAGGGCATATCACGACCTGGTACACCTGCTTGACACGGTAAAGGCCCCGGCATCCACATCTGTGGACACCCGTTGTCCCCCGGTAGATCTTGAACCTTTGATGCCGGCATCCCAATATATGGATGGCGTGAATACCATCAAACATCATATCCGGGAAGGAGACATCTTTCAGGCCGTGTTTTCTCAGCCGTTCTCCTGCACCACCGATCTGGACCCGGTCCGGTTCTACCGGGCCCAGCGGTATATCAACCCGTCTCCGTACATGTTTTTCATGAATTTCGGAGACCGGGTCATTGCCGGATCGTCTCCGGAAACCATGGTACGCCTGGAAAACGGTGTGGCCACCCTCAGACCCATTGCCGGGACCCGGCCCCGGGGAGATACCCGCCAGCAGGATCAGGCCCTGGCAGACGAACTGCTCAAAGATGAAAAAGAAAAGGCCGAACATGTGATGCTCATCGATCTGGGGCGCAACGATCTGGGACGTGTGGCCAAGGCCGGCACGGTCCAGGTGACCGATACCATGGTCATCGAACGCTATTCCCATGTCATGCACCTGGTATCCAATATCACCTGTGACCTGGATTCATCTTACGATGCCCTGGACCTGTTCCGGGCAGCATTCCCGGCCGGCACCCTCACAGGCGCGCCCAAAATCAGGGCCATGGAGATCATTTCAACACTGGAGAATCGTCCCCGCCGCATTTACGGCGGTGCTGCCGGATACATTTCCTTTACCGGAAACATGGATTTCGCCATCACCATCCGCACAGCAGTCATGGAAAACCGGACCCTGACCGTTCAGTCCGGTGCCGGCATTGTGTATGATTCCGATCCTGAAAACGAACTGACAGAATGCATAAACAAGGCAAAAAGCGTGGAATCCGCTCTGAAGCTGGCGCTTTCCCATACGGATCTATCCATCTTACCCCGGGAGACTTTCCATGAACGTGGTCATCATAGATAA
- a CDS encoding anthranilate synthase component II has product MNVVIIDNYDSFTFNLVHYLLHTGVSVTVFRNDKISVREIKDMAPGAIVISPGPGRPEDAGISVDVVKKLSGTIPILGVCLGHQVIAQAFGGTIVHAKQIMHGKTSMVTSDGEHVFAGLVRPFSVMRYHSLAVQESDLPACLKVTARADDGEIMGLRHTDHQTQGVQFHPESFMTTVGKRLIRNFIKGAAQ; this is encoded by the coding sequence ATGAACGTGGTCATCATAGATAATTACGATTCCTTTACCTTTAACCTGGTCCACTATCTGCTGCACACCGGCGTATCTGTGACAGTGTTCAGAAACGATAAAATCAGTGTCCGGGAAATCAAAGACATGGCTCCCGGTGCCATTGTCATATCTCCGGGTCCGGGCCGGCCCGAAGACGCAGGCATCTCTGTGGATGTGGTGAAAAAACTGTCCGGAACCATTCCCATTCTGGGCGTGTGTCTGGGGCATCAGGTCATTGCCCAGGCATTCGGCGGCACCATTGTACATGCAAAACAGATCATGCACGGTAAAACCTCCATGGTCACGTCAGATGGCGAGCATGTCTTTGCAGGGCTTGTCCGTCCTTTTTCCGTGATGCGCTATCATTCTTTGGCAGTCCAGGAATCGGATCTGCCGGCTTGCCTTAAAGTCACGGCCCGGGCAGACGATGGTGAAATCATGGGGCTGCGCCACACAGACCATCAGACCCAGGGGGTCCAGTTTCACCCGGAATCCTTTATGACCACTGTGGGAAAACGACTGATTCGCAATTTCATCAAAGGAGCGGCCCAATGA
- the trpD gene encoding anthranilate phosphoribosyltransferase yields the protein MTFTQYLNQIIRGQDLTQDQAAEMITHIFSGSITPAQTGAFMAALATKGECFEELAGGALAMRRKALRVQTLDQTVIDIVGTGGDGTNTFNVSTTASFVVAGAGITVAKHGNRSVSSKCGSADVLEALGINLAADPEIIEEAINEIGIGFMFAPLYHGSMKYAMTARKECGIRSIFNMLGPLTNPAAASCQVVGVYAPALTEMFANALHLLGVRRAFVVHGHDGMDEITTTDLTRVSELSNGRIKSYDLDPLTYFDDYADPETLQGGDAKENAAILTRILSGEKGAPRDIVLINAGAGLVAANAAADIRQGIQMAADSIDSGRAMKKLEALVQYTRENA from the coding sequence ATGACTTTCACCCAATATCTGAACCAGATCATCCGCGGCCAGGACCTGACCCAAGACCAGGCCGCGGAAATGATCACCCATATTTTTTCAGGCAGCATCACTCCGGCCCAGACCGGTGCATTTATGGCGGCCCTGGCCACCAAAGGGGAGTGTTTTGAAGAGCTGGCCGGCGGCGCACTTGCCATGCGCCGCAAAGCACTGCGGGTCCAGACCCTGGATCAAACCGTCATTGATATTGTGGGCACCGGCGGCGACGGCACCAATACTTTCAATGTTTCCACCACAGCGTCGTTTGTGGTGGCCGGCGCAGGCATCACTGTTGCAAAACACGGCAACCGGAGTGTGTCCAGCAAATGTGGGTCCGCCGATGTGCTGGAGGCGCTTGGGATCAATCTGGCAGCTGACCCTGAGATCATTGAAGAGGCCATCAATGAAATCGGCATTGGATTCATGTTCGCTCCCCTGTACCACGGCAGCATGAAATATGCCATGACAGCCCGGAAGGAATGCGGCATCCGCAGCATTTTCAATATGCTGGGCCCATTGACCAATCCCGCGGCAGCGTCCTGTCAGGTGGTGGGTGTTTATGCACCGGCCCTGACGGAAATGTTTGCCAATGCCCTGCATCTGCTGGGTGTCAGACGGGCGTTTGTGGTCCACGGCCATGACGGCATGGATGAAATCACCACCACGGATCTGACCCGGGTATCTGAACTGTCCAACGGTCGGATCAAATCCTATGACCTGGATCCATTGACCTATTTTGACGACTATGCCGATCCTGAAACGCTGCAAGGCGGCGATGCCAAAGAAAACGCAGCCATTCTTACCCGAATCCTGTCCGGTGAGAAAGGCGCCCCCAGAGATATTGTGCTCATCAATGCCGGGGCCGGGCTGGTGGCGGCAAATGCCGCCGCAGATATCAGGCAGGGAATACAGATGGCGGCGGACTCCATTGATTCCGGCCGGGCCATGAAAAAACTGGAGGCATTGGTCCAGTACACCCGGGAGAATGCATAA